From the Pedobacter cryoconitis genome, one window contains:
- a CDS encoding alpha/beta fold hydrolase, with the protein MKNYRQIYQQAKDLSQMESSAIDDLLWKLICYAPKIPLRLAQQQLLDTAEHFQLSVTDTYFTKQELVFNGFKWGTGSRKILLTHGWSSKAADFSALLEELLKLEDVEIIAFDAPGNGSSPAELSNLILYIEAIKKIINQYGTPSTVIGHSLGAMANVIALQQAGIKPDVLISIAPVIRLKALFCNMLNSVNVPENLQDNFFTSFQATFNRPASDYDLDTYYNFDHTLNHWIAFDEDDTVVNSAYLSNFLKERPWIKSENYKGAGHEKLIKHTPLLNDLIRDYFSAGL; encoded by the coding sequence ATGAAAAACTACAGACAAATCTATCAGCAAGCAAAAGATCTGAGTCAAATGGAAAGCTCAGCAATCGATGATTTACTCTGGAAATTGATCTGTTATGCCCCAAAAATCCCTCTAAGATTAGCACAGCAGCAATTGTTAGATACAGCCGAACACTTTCAGCTATCCGTAACAGATACCTATTTCACCAAACAAGAACTTGTTTTTAACGGATTTAAATGGGGAACAGGCAGCCGTAAAATACTGCTTACCCACGGATGGAGTTCCAAAGCAGCAGATTTCTCCGCCCTGCTGGAAGAATTACTTAAACTGGAAGACGTAGAAATTATTGCATTTGACGCACCAGGCAACGGAAGTTCACCAGCAGAACTATCCAACCTGATTCTTTATATAGAAGCTATTAAAAAGATTATCAATCAATACGGAACGCCATCTACTGTAATCGGACATTCATTAGGCGCGATGGCAAATGTTATTGCACTCCAGCAAGCAGGCATCAAGCCCGATGTATTAATCAGTATCGCACCAGTTATCAGACTAAAAGCACTCTTTTGCAATATGCTCAATAGCGTGAATGTACCTGAAAACCTGCAAGACAACTTTTTCACCTCTTTTCAAGCCACCTTTAACAGGCCAGCTTCCGATTACGATCTGGATACCTATTATAACTTTGATCACACCCTGAACCACTGGATTGCATTTGATGAAGACGACACTGTAGTCAACTCAGCTTACCTTAGTAACTTTTTAAAAGAGCGGCCATGGATAAAGTCTGAAAACTACAAAGGAGCAGGGCATGAAAAATTAATCAAGCACACCCCACTCCTTAATGATCTGATCAGAGATTACTTCTCTGCTGGCTTATAA
- a CDS encoding DUF6515 family protein, producing MKTLSFKSVIVVVALLVFSGLTTSVFAQRGGRGGGGGRSFHGPSRGSFGGGGSVHIGVRAGYHYRPVGWGFRRPYYSYRSFYRPYLGFGISVLPFGYYPFFYGDSQFYYSGGLFYRQYDDTYKVVVPPIGASVPSLPSDAQQVVINGQTYYEYKGVYYSESQDQDGKTVYIVAGKDGVLNTDNNGNDTTDNGPQIGDVVSQLPEGYKEVMVKGNKYYVSDYGVYYEQIFGDDGKVSYKVIGK from the coding sequence ATGAAAACTCTAAGTTTTAAATCGGTAATAGTTGTAGTTGCCTTGCTGGTATTCAGCGGACTGACAACAAGTGTTTTTGCGCAAAGAGGTGGTCGCGGCGGCGGCGGTGGCAGGTCTTTTCATGGTCCCTCAAGAGGCTCATTTGGCGGAGGCGGCTCAGTGCATATCGGCGTTCGTGCCGGTTATCATTACCGTCCGGTTGGTTGGGGGTTTAGAAGACCATATTATTCTTACCGCAGTTTTTACAGGCCTTATTTAGGTTTCGGAATCAGTGTTCTCCCTTTTGGGTATTATCCGTTTTTTTATGGGGATAGCCAGTTTTATTATTCTGGTGGATTATTCTACAGACAGTATGATGATACTTATAAGGTAGTTGTTCCGCCAATAGGGGCTTCAGTTCCTTCGCTTCCTTCAGACGCGCAGCAGGTTGTGATCAACGGACAAACTTATTACGAGTATAAAGGAGTGTATTACAGCGAATCTCAGGATCAGGATGGGAAAACGGTTTATATCGTTGCGGGTAAAGATGGCGTGCTGAATACAGATAATAATGGAAATGACACAACAGACAATGGCCCGCAGATCGGCGATGTAGTTAGCCAGTTGCCTGAAGGTTATAAGGAAGTAATGGTTAAAGGTAATAAATACTATGTTTCTGATTATGGGGTCTATTATGAACAGATTTTTGGTGATGATGGAAAGGTTTCTTATAAAGTGATTGGGAAATAA